A single window of Dermacentor albipictus isolate Rhodes 1998 colony chromosome 1, USDA_Dalb.pri_finalv2, whole genome shotgun sequence DNA harbors:
- the shv gene encoding dnaJ homolog shv has protein sequence MASPALGLLTCYVLLLLIAQSLAGRDFYSILGVPRNANTNQIKKAYRKLARELHPDKNKEDPHAQEKFQDLGAAYEVLSDEEKRKTYDRHGEEGLKHDSFGGSDPFASFFGDFGFFGDGHRNEQREIPRGADVVMDLWVTLEELYQGNFVEVVRNKPVAKPAKGTRRCNCRQEMVTRQLGPGRFQMMQQTVCDECPNVKLVNEEKLLEVEVEAGMRDGQEQVFVAEGEPHIDGEPGDLKLRIRTMPHHVFERRGDDLYTNITISLTDALVGFETEITHLDGHKVPITREKITWPGARLRKKNEGMPNYENNNQKGTLYVTFDVDFPKGDLSTEDKEAIKKILKEESKTKIYNGLRGY, from the exons ATGGCGTCACCGGCGCTCGGGTTGCTGACTTGCTACGTTCTTTTGCTTCTAATTGCTCAAAGTTTAGCCGG GAGGGACTTTTACAGTATTTTGGGTGTGCCACGTAACGCTAATACAAACCAAATCAAGAAAGCATACAGGAAGCTTGCCAGAGAGTTGCATCCTGACAAGAACAAGGAAGATCCCCATGCACAAGAAAAGTTCCAAGACCTGGGAGCAGCGTATGAAGTACTGTCAGACGAAGAAAAGCGAAAAACGTACGACCGGCATGGCGAAGAAGGATTGAAACATGATTCGTTTGGTGGAAGTGATCCGTTCGCAAG TTTCTTCGGAGATTTTGGCTTCTTTGGTGATGGACATCGAAATGAGCAACGTGAGATCCCACGTGGTGCAGATGTGGTTATGGACCTTTGGGTCACGTTGGAAGAGCTGTATCAAGGCAATTTTGTGGAGGTTGTCCGCAACAAGCCTGTGGCAAAACCAGCCAAAGGCACCCGCCGTTGCAACTGTCGCCAGGAAATGGTTACCCGACAGCTGGGCCCCGGCCGTTTCCAAATGATGCAGCAGACAGTCTGTGATGAATGCCCCAATGTCAA GTTGGTGAACGAAGAGAAACTTTTGGAGGTGGAAGTTGAGGCAGGCATGAGGGATGGCCAAGAGCAAGTCTTTGTGGCAGAAG GGGAACCTCATATAGATGGCGAACCTGGGGACCTCAAGTTGCGGATTCGAACTATGCC GCACCACGTTTTTGAGAGGAGGGGTGATGACCTTTACACAAACATAACCATTTCACTGACGGATGCTCTAGTGGGATTTGAAACTGAAATAACCCATCTGGATGGTCACAAG GTACCAATTACACGTGAGAAAATAACATGGCCTGGAGCAAGGCTACGCAAGAAGAATGAAGGCATGCCAAACTACGAAAACAACAACCAAAAAGGAACCTTGTATGTCACTTTTGATGTGGACTTTCCAAAGGGTGACCTTAGCACCGAAGACAAGGAAG CCATCAAGAAAATACTTAAAGAGGAAAGCAAGACAAAAATTTATAATGGACTGCGGGGATACTAG